CAGGGTGAATAACATGGAGGACACTGTCATCCAATGGCAGGGTGAATAACATGGGAGGACACTGTCATCCTCGAGGTCCCCAATGGCAGGGTGAATAACATGGAGGACACGGTCATCCTCGAGTTCCCCAATGGCAGGGTGAATAACATGGAGGACACTGTCATCCTCGAGTTCCCCAATGGCAGGGTGAATAACATGGAGGACACTGTCATCCTCGAGTTCCCAATGGCAGGGTGAATAACATGGAGGACACTGTCATCCTCGAGTTCCCCAATGGCAGGGTGAATAACATGGAGGACACTGTCATCCTCGAGTTCCCCAATGGCAGGGTGAATAACATGGAGGACACTGTCATCCTCGAGTTCCCCAATGGCAGGGTGAATAACATGGAGGACACTGTCATCCTCGAGTTCCCCAATGGCAGGGTGAATAACATGGAGGACACTGTCATCCTCGAGTTCCCCAATGGCAGGGTGAATAACATGGAGGACACTGTCATCCTCGAGTTCCCCAATGGCAGGGTGAATAACATGGAGGACACTGTCATCCTCGAAGTTCCCAATGGCAGGGTGAATAACACGGGAGGACACTGTCATCCTCGAGTTCCCCAATGGCAGGGTGAATAACATGGAGGACACTGTCATCCTCGCGAGGTTCCCCAATGGGCTGGTGAATAACATGGAGGACACTGTCATCCTGAGTTCCCCAATGGCAGGGTGAATAACATGGAGGACACTGTCATCCAATGGCAGGGTGAATAACATGGAGGACACTGTCATCCTCGAAGTTCCCCAATGGCAGGGTGAATAACATGGAACACTGTCATCCTCGAGTTCCCCAATGGCAGGGTGAATAACATGGGAGGACACTGTCATCCTCGAGTTCCCCAATGGCAGGGTAACCGCTTTCATTCCCCCAACAGCTTCTAGAGAACCTGACGAGAATATAACAAGGCACTGTACAGAGACCATGACGTCCTCAGCCCTGCTGAGAGTTAGTTGACATCACTCAGCCCTGCTCTAAAAACAGCTCTGGGAGTTAGTTGACATCACCAGCCCTGCTCTAAAAACAGCCTGGGAGTTAGTTGACATCACTCAGCCCTGCTGAGAGTTAGTTGACATCACTGCCCCTGCTGGGAGTTAGTTGACATCACTCAGCCCCTGCTCTAAAACAGCCTGGGAGTTAGTTGACACACTTTCAGCCCTGCTCTAAAAACAGCCTGGGAGTTAGTTGACATCACTCAGCCCTGCTCTAAAACAGCCTGGGAAAGGCTGACGTCACTCAGCCCTGCTCTAAAACAGCCAGGGGAGGTAGTTGAGATCACTCAGCCCTGCTCTAAAAACAACCTGGGGAGTTATTTGACATCCCTCAGCCCTGCTCTAAAACAGCCTGAGAGTTAGTTGACACCACCTTCAGCCCCTGCTGAGAGTTAGTTGACATCACTCAGCCCTGCTCTAAAACAGCCTGGGAGTTAGTTGACATCACTCAGCCCTGCTCTAAAACAGCCTGGGAGTTAGCTGACATCACTCAGCCCTGCTGGGAGTTAGTTGACATCACTCAGCCCTGCTCTAAAAACAACCTGGGAGTTAGTTGACATCATCACTCAGCCCTGCTCTAAAAACAGCCTGGGAGTTAGTTGACATCACTCAGCCTGCTCTAAAACAACCTGGGAGTTAGTTGACATCACTCTGCCCTGCTCTAAAACAGCCTGGGAGTTAGTTGACATCACtcagccctgctctaaacagcCTGGGAGTTAGTTGACATCACCAGCCATGCTGAGAGTTAGTTGACATCACTCAGCCCTGCTGAGAGTTAGTTGACATCACTCAGCCCTGCTCTAAAACAGCCTGGAGAGTTGACATCACCAGCCCTGCTGGGACATCACTCAGCCCTGCTAAAAACAGCCTAAAATCACAGCCTGGGAGTTAGTTGACATCACTCAGCCTCTAAAACAGCCTGGGAGTTAGTTGACATCACTCAGCCCCTGGGAGTTAGTTGACATCACTAGCCCTGCTCTAAAAACAGCCTGGGAGTTagctgacatttacatttaagtcatttagcagcccAGCTGCTGGGAGTTAGCTGACATCACtcagccctgctctaaacagcCTGGGAGTTAGTTGACATTTACCTAAGTCTCTAAAAACAGCCTGGGAGTTAGTTGACATCACTCAGCCCTGCCTCTAAAAACAGCCTGGGAGTTAGTTGACATCACTCAGCCCTGCTCTAAAAAAACAGCCTGGGAGTTAGTTGACATCACTCAGCCCTGCTCTAAAAAAAACAGCCTGGGAGTTAGTTGACATCACTCAGCCATGCTGGGAGTTAGCTGGACATCACTCAGCCCTGCTAAAAACAGAGAGTTAGTTGACATCACTCAGCCCTGCTCTAAAACAGCCTGGGAGTTAGTTGACATCACTCAGCCCTGCTCTAAAAAACAGCCTGGGAGTTAGTTGACATCACTCAGCCCTGCTCTAAAACAGCCTGGGAGTTAGTTGACATCACTCAGCCCTGCTGAGAGTTAGTTGACATCACTCAGCCCTGCTCTAAAAACAGCCTGGGAGTTAGTTGATCTACTACTCTCAGCCCTGCTCTAAAACAGCCAGGGAGCAGTTCGATATCACCTGTCTGAGACCCCTTGCCAACGCGTCTGAGACCTTGCCAACCTCCTGTTCGAGACCCTGCCAACCTGCCTGAGACCTTAAACCACCGCCTGAGACCTGTTACCCAAGGCCTGAGACCCTAAGCCAACCTGTTCGAGACCCTGCCAACCTGCCTGAGACCCTAAGCCAACCTGCCTGAGACCCTGCCAACCTGTCTGAGACCCTAAGCCAACCTGCCTGAGACCCTAAGCCAACCTGTCTGAGACCCTTAAACCAACCGTCTGAGACCTAAGCCAACCTGCTCTGAGACCCTTGCCAACCTCGCCTGAGCACCCTGCCAACCTGTCTGAGACCCTAAGCCAACCTGCCTGAGACCCTAAGCCAACCTGTCTGAGACCCTAAGCCAACCTGCCTGAGACCCTAAGCCAACTTGTCTTGAGACCCTGTAAGCCAACCTGTCTGAGACCCTAAGCCAACACGAAGAAAGAGGTGAACTGAGCCATGGGCTGTTTGGACTGCTGCGGAGACAGAGGGGGTTCTGGGTAAAGGAGTCTAGAATGTGATGAACTGAGTCATGGTCCTGTTGGACTgctgaggagacagagggggtTCTGGGTAGAGGAGTCTAGAATGTgctgaggagacagagggggtTCTGGGTAGAGGAGTCTAGAATGTgctgaggagacagagggggtTCTGGGTAGAGGAGTCTAGAATGTGCTGAGGAAACAGAGGGGTTCTGGGTAGAGGAGTCTAGAAAGGAAGTTGGATCGGGAGAAACCAACAACACGTTTTAAACCCAGTCTATTCCTGTGGAACGTCAGAGATTCTAACTTGGGTCATGTAGAAACCTCTCCCCTTAAGATATCGAAGGAAGGCTTGAACGTCTTTCAGTGATACAGCAAGACTGTAGGTCTCAGGAATACACACCAGCTTCGGGAATGCCATGACAGTATGCACTAAATTGGAGTATTGCACCGGTCTGCAGTGCACTGATCACCAGTGGgctcctgtatatatatatatatataaaacccagcagtactaacctgtgcTTCGTCCTTCAGTTTGAGGATACACTCCATTGTGTTAATGGTGATGACCACGGCCTCGGAGCCCAGTTTGGTCCAGGGTACGTGGATACGCAACTCATGGATGTGACCGCTCAGGAAGGTAAAGGGCAGTTTCAGCTCCTAGAAACAGGGAATTAAATTTAAATAAGTCACTGCGTTGGCTCAGTGGGTTGGAGCCTGGGTCTGGCAATGCTAAGGGATGTGGGGTACGATCTCTAGAGGAGATGATCTGTGGACAACTGACCAGACATGAGGGTAGGATCtccctctgaccactaggctacctgcccccccctcctctaaccaataggctacctgcccccccctcctctaaccaataggctacctgcccccctcctctaaccaataggctacctgccccccctaaccactaggctacctgccccctcctctaaccaataggctacctgccccctcctctaaccaataggctacctgccccctaaccactaggctacctaaagTGACCACTAAACCACatcctctgaccactaggctacctgccccaccctctaaccactaggctagcctgccccctcaaccactaggctacctgccctcccctaaccactaggctacctgccccctctgaaacactaggctacctgccccccctcccctaaccactaggctacctgccccctaaccattaggctacctgcccctcaaccactaggctacctgcccctcccctaaccactaggctacctgcccccctaaccactaggctagccccccccctaaccactgggctacctgccctcctctaaccgctaggctacctgccccccccctaaccactaggctacctgcctcctaaccactaggctacctgccccctcctctaaccactaggctgcctgctcctccctaaccactaggctacctgtcccccctctaaccactaggctacctgccccccctaaccactaggctacctgccccccctaaccactaggctacctgcccctaaccactgggctacacTGCCcccctaaccactgggctacctgccccctaaccactaggctacctgccccccccctaaccactgggctacctaaaGTGATCACTAAAATCAGCCCTGGTGGGATCCCAGTCCCTGTCCCTGGGTGTCACTATTGAGCAGGAACAGGCAGGTGGCAGGGTAACACACGTCTAGCCTGGGGGTCACTATTGAGCAGGAACAGAGAGGCAGGTGGCAGGGTAACACACGTCTAGCCTGGGGGTCACTATTGAGCAGGAACAGGCAGGTGGCAGGGTGACACACGTCTAGCCTGGGGGTCACTATTGAGCAGGaacagagaggtggcagggtaacacACGTCTAGCCTGGGGGTCACTATTGAGCAGGAACAGGCAGGTGGCAGGGTAACACACGTCTAGCCTGGGTGTCACTATTGAGCAGGAACAGGCAGGTGGCAGGGTAACACACGTCTAGCCTGGGTGTCACTATTGAGCAGGAACAGGCAGGTGGCAGGGTGACACACGTCTAGCCTGGGGGTCACTATTGAGCAGGaacagagaggtggcagggtaacacACGTCTAGCCTGGGGGTCACTATTGAGCAGGAACA
Above is a genomic segment from Oncorhynchus nerka isolate Pitt River unplaced genomic scaffold, Oner_Uvic_2.0 unplaced_scaffold_5635, whole genome shotgun sequence containing:
- the LOC135566348 gene encoding intermembrane lipid transfer protein VPS13B-like, with product DRGRMLESYVTPLLMTYVNKYIKNLKPSDLQLSLWGGDVVLSKLELKLDVLEQELKLPFTFLSGHIHELRIHVPWTKLGSEAVVITINTMECILKLKDEAQQSKQPMAQFTSFFVLA